Proteins co-encoded in one Streptomyces sp. JH34 genomic window:
- a CDS encoding amidohydrolase family protein, translated as MTPPPVVDAHHHVWDLAVRDQDWITGEELAPIRRTFTLADLEPEARAAGVVSSVLVQTVAVAEETPEFLALADGSTLVAGVVGWTDLTAPDVSDTLAALRALPGGDRLVGIRHQVQGEPDPEWLLRPDVLRGLRAVAAAGLVYDLVVRPHQLPAAVRAAALLPELSFVLDHAGKPPVARRATHPWADGLRALAALPNTACKLSGLVTEADPRSWTVEDLRPYADTVIEAFGPSRLMYGSDWPVCLLAAGYTDVLDTARELTGGLGETDRRSVLAGTAQRVYGLREPAVRHPQEASARQPRFRCGTLEACPNCRKSKPCGTS; from the coding sequence ATGACGCCTCCACCGGTCGTCGACGCCCACCACCACGTGTGGGACCTCGCGGTGCGCGACCAGGACTGGATCACCGGCGAGGAACTCGCCCCCATCCGCCGCACCTTCACCCTCGCGGACCTGGAACCCGAGGCGCGGGCCGCCGGCGTGGTGTCCAGCGTGCTCGTCCAGACGGTTGCCGTCGCCGAGGAGACGCCCGAGTTCCTCGCCCTCGCCGACGGCAGCACACTCGTCGCGGGCGTCGTCGGCTGGACCGACCTCACCGCCCCCGACGTCTCCGACACCCTCGCCGCGCTCCGCGCCCTGCCCGGCGGCGACCGGCTCGTCGGGATCCGGCACCAGGTCCAGGGCGAACCCGACCCGGAGTGGCTGCTGCGCCCTGACGTCCTGCGCGGGCTGAGGGCCGTCGCCGCCGCCGGTCTGGTCTACGACCTGGTCGTCCGGCCCCACCAACTGCCCGCCGCGGTCCGCGCCGCCGCCCTGCTGCCGGAACTCAGCTTCGTGCTCGACCACGCCGGCAAGCCGCCGGTGGCGCGGCGTGCGACGCACCCCTGGGCCGACGGCCTGCGGGCCCTCGCCGCGCTGCCCAACACCGCGTGCAAACTCTCCGGCCTCGTCACCGAGGCGGACCCGCGGTCCTGGACCGTCGAGGACCTGCGGCCCTACGCGGACACCGTCATCGAGGCGTTCGGACCCAGCCGGCTGATGTACGGCTCCGACTGGCCCGTGTGCCTGCTCGCCGCCGGATACACCGACGTCCTGGACACGGCACGCGAGCTGACCGGCGGGCTCGGCGAGACCGACCGGCGGTCCGTCCTGGCCGGTACCGCGCAGCGCGTCTACGGGCTCCGGGAACCCGCCGTCCGACACCCCCAAGAGGCTTCCGCCAGGCAGCCGCGGTTCCGTTGCGGCACGCTGGAGGCATGCCCGAACTGCCGGAAGTCGAAGCCCTGCGGGACTTCCTAG
- a CDS encoding aldo/keto reductase, with translation MRRIRLGSSAVEITELSFGAAAIGNLFTEVDAGQAAAAVDAAWEEGVRYFDTAPHYGLGLSERRLGEALRDRPRDAYAVSTKAGRLLDPLPPAETAAHEGLSEGFAVPHTHRRRWDFSADGIRRSIEDSLGRLGLERVDLVYLHDPDDHGEAAFREGYPALEKLRAEGVVGAIGAGMNQTAMLTRFLRDTDVDVVLCAGRFTLLDHSALDALLPEAAARHRSVVVGGVFNSGLLADPRPGVPYDYAAAPAALLDRALRIRDVAEGHGVPLRAAALHYPLRHPAVAGVLVGTRSPDEVRDAAAQLRRPVPDALWDDLRAEGLL, from the coding sequence ATGCGGCGCATCAGACTCGGGAGCAGTGCGGTCGAGATCACCGAACTCTCCTTCGGAGCGGCGGCCATCGGGAACCTCTTCACGGAGGTCGACGCGGGACAGGCCGCGGCCGCGGTCGACGCGGCGTGGGAGGAGGGAGTCCGCTACTTCGACACCGCACCGCACTACGGTCTCGGGCTGTCCGAACGCCGCCTCGGCGAGGCGCTGCGCGACCGGCCCCGGGACGCGTACGCGGTGTCCACGAAGGCGGGCCGGCTGCTCGACCCGCTTCCCCCCGCCGAGACGGCGGCCCACGAGGGACTGTCCGAAGGCTTCGCCGTGCCGCACACCCACCGGCGCCGCTGGGACTTCAGCGCCGACGGCATCCGCCGCAGCATCGAGGACAGCCTGGGGCGCCTCGGCCTCGAACGGGTCGACCTCGTCTATCTGCACGACCCCGACGACCACGGTGAAGCGGCTTTCCGCGAGGGCTACCCGGCCCTGGAGAAGCTCCGCGCCGAAGGGGTGGTCGGGGCCATCGGCGCCGGCATGAACCAGACCGCGATGCTCACCCGCTTCCTGCGCGATACGGACGTCGACGTCGTCCTCTGCGCCGGCCGTTTCACCCTCCTCGACCACAGCGCCCTCGACGCGCTCCTGCCGGAGGCCGCCGCCCGCCACCGCAGCGTGGTCGTCGGAGGTGTGTTCAACTCCGGACTGCTCGCCGACCCCCGCCCCGGCGTCCCCTACGACTACGCGGCGGCCCCCGCGGCCCTCCTGGACCGGGCTCTGCGCATCAGGGACGTCGCCGAAGGCCATGGTGTCCCGCTGCGCGCCGCCGCCCTGCACTATCCGCTGCGGCACCCGGCCGTGGCCGGGGTCCTCGTCGGGACCCGTTCCCCGGACGAGGTGCGGGACGCGGCGGCCCAGCTGCGCAGACCCGTCCCGGACGCGCTCTGGGACGACCTGCGCGCGGAAGGACTGCTCTGA
- a CDS encoding wax ester/triacylglycerol synthase family O-acyltransferase, with the protein MSTELLAPLDLAFWHLESDAHPMHLGALAVFDPVPGVAAPELLDLLGTRAAAIPRLRMRVRDVLLPVGGAAWFTDKDFDVRRHVMRVVLPGGDFLTEANRLAGELMEQPLGRGLPPWQMYLLDSPGNGPFAVLVKLHHALADGMRAVAIGAGIFDQIASAGAGGGTARRRSPVSPRSWLPGPYEVAGMAMDRLGEVGRALGVGASVVRASRLDLRATTALAARSSGTRRLATAELDAETVQRVRRTEGGTANDVLLGVVAGALRRWMLARGEPLPGADPRALVPVSRRRPGGSATGNKLSAYLLGLPVGEPDARERLRLVRNGMDRNKAAGPLRGAGAVAVLADQLPALAHRFGAPLAGNAARMLFDILVTSVPLPRSALSLGGCPLRAVFPMAPLARGQALAIALSTYGGRVQVGLVADGKALPDLGQLASALQEELDDLHTLVPTVPAPA; encoded by the coding sequence TTGAGTACCGAGCTCCTGGCACCTCTTGATCTGGCTTTCTGGCACCTCGAATCCGATGCCCATCCCATGCACCTCGGCGCCCTCGCGGTCTTCGACCCGGTGCCCGGCGTCGCCGCGCCCGAACTGCTCGACCTGCTCGGGACCAGGGCGGCCGCCATCCCGCGGCTGCGGATGCGGGTGCGTGACGTCCTGCTGCCCGTCGGCGGCGCGGCCTGGTTCACCGACAAGGACTTCGACGTGCGGCGACACGTCATGCGGGTCGTGCTCCCCGGAGGCGACTTCCTGACGGAGGCCAACCGGCTCGCCGGCGAGCTCATGGAGCAGCCGCTCGGACGCGGTCTGCCGCCCTGGCAGATGTACCTCCTCGACAGCCCGGGCAACGGCCCGTTCGCCGTGCTCGTGAAGCTGCACCACGCGCTCGCCGACGGGATGCGCGCCGTCGCGATCGGCGCCGGCATCTTCGACCAGATCGCCTCCGCGGGGGCGGGCGGCGGCACGGCGCGCCGGCGGTCCCCGGTGTCGCCCCGCTCCTGGCTGCCCGGCCCCTACGAGGTGGCGGGCATGGCGATGGACCGGCTCGGCGAAGTCGGCCGGGCGCTGGGGGTCGGAGCCTCCGTCGTACGCGCGAGCCGCCTCGACCTGCGTGCCACCACGGCACTGGCCGCACGCTCCAGCGGCACGCGCCGGCTCGCCACCGCCGAGCTCGACGCCGAGACGGTGCAGCGCGTCCGGCGCACCGAGGGCGGCACGGCCAACGACGTGCTGCTCGGCGTCGTCGCAGGCGCGCTGCGCCGCTGGATGCTCGCACGGGGCGAACCGCTCCCGGGCGCCGATCCGAGAGCCCTGGTCCCCGTCTCCCGGCGCAGGCCCGGCGGGTCGGCCACCGGAAACAAACTCTCCGCCTACCTTCTCGGTCTGCCCGTCGGCGAGCCCGACGCCCGCGAGCGACTGCGCCTCGTGCGGAACGGCATGGACCGCAACAAGGCCGCGGGGCCCCTGCGCGGGGCGGGCGCGGTCGCCGTCCTGGCCGACCAGCTGCCCGCCCTGGCGCACCGGTTCGGAGCGCCGCTGGCGGGGAACGCGGCCCGGATGCTCTTCGACATCCTGGTCACCAGCGTGCCCCTGCCCCGCTCGGCGCTCTCGCTCGGCGGCTGCCCGCTGCGCGCCGTCTTCCCCATGGCCCCGCTGGCCCGCGGCCAGGCGCTGGCCATCGCTCTGTCCACCTACGGCGGACGGGTACAGGTCGGACTGGTCGCCGACGGGAAGGCGTTGCCTGATCTCGGCCAGCTGGCGTCCGCGCTCCAGGAAGAGCTGGACGACCTGCACACTCTCGTGCCCACGGTGCCGGCACCGGCCTGA